The Nyctibius grandis isolate bNycGra1 chromosome 23, bNycGra1.pri, whole genome shotgun sequence genome contains a region encoding:
- the ZC3H4 gene encoding zinc finger CCCH domain-containing protein 4, translating into MAVESPSVPPAAAASPPSPHSTPPSPSCHHHDSGSCSLPRPPPPLQHHHGPDEREDGELEEGELEDDGGEEMQDASETQERSRKEKGEKHHSDSDDEKAHRRMKRKRRKEREKEKRRSKKKRKSKHKRHASSSDDFSDYSEDSDFSPGEKGHRKYREYSPPYSSSHQQYPSSHGAPMPKKSYSKMESKNYGMYEDYENEEYGQYEGEEDEGLGKEDYDDFAKELNQYRRAKEGSHRGRGGRGRGRGYRGRGGRGGMRGGRGMGRGNRGRGRGDRPEEEEEMYGEEMEYCDNEEPMGDDEYDDYSKELNQYRRSKENRGRGLNRGRGRGPRGRGNKGMGRGRGRGNRSGMGKGGGMNEDDDYYDDDMGDGGGGGNYRRNDHDKPHQQSDKKGKVICKYFVEGRCTWGDHCNFSHDIELPKKRELCKFYITGYCARAENCPYMHGDFPCKLFHTTGNCINGDDCMFSHDPLTEETRELLDKMLADDAEAGAEDEKEVEELKKQGINPLPKPPPGVGLLPTPPRPPGPPAPNSPNGRPMPGGPPPPPPPPLPPPGPQMPPPMHEPLSPQQQDMYKKIPSLFEIVVRPTGQLAEKLGVRHPGPPPPRFPGPGGPPGPMPGPMHPDMHPDMHPDMHPDMHPDMHPDMHPDMHPDMPMGPGMNPGPPMGPGPPMMPYGPDDSPHSGMMPPMPPAQGFYDNFYQQQEGLEMDHGMMGDPEDYGDYEDMEVPPGEHMYPDPSLDHDALCEGGPPGLPKPPGSIPDFMPSAQRALYLRIQQKQQEEEERARRLAESHKQERENEEGDTGNWYSSDEDDGGSSVTSILKTLRQQSSGRPHAQASHGEMGAASGVSDPRLQKPQAGGSARPADPRLRDPRLSRNADLSLPSLPGDSGPTDPRLARHIPSSVPKPETPHSGGISGQKPPLLPDEEEGERALRDKPVNIPLDALPSHSLRDPRSQLQQFSHIKKDVVLNKPNFARMILWSPEDLIPLPIPKQEFIPVPAALQSMPALDPRLNRPQTGLADPRQRGGTAPGDAGSSAGAGLPDFELLSRILKTVNAAGSPSSSQSDKPSDPRMRKAPADPRLQKSTETGISRAPKTAELTSVGDAAPAIAPYDPRLLTAGGLSKGSGQSSVLSAISLYDPRTPSSAGKASEPPADVSSASKASDSAKTIGKTKEPLFTRRSALDQPESEKANTEPATDRYNSYNRPRPKAAAAAGPPTQEPAPQPGVHNLPVPSVYGMVKQSTKSGAGSPFAGNSPAQDGEQQDAASLKDVFKGFDPTASPFCQ; encoded by the exons GGAGGATGGAGAGCTGGAAGAAGGGGAGCTGGAGGACGACGGAGGGGAGGAGATGCAGGATGCCTCCGAAACTCAAGAGAGAAGTcggaaggagaaaggggagaagcATCACAGCGATTCGGATGATGAGAAAGCCCATCGACGGATGAAGCGCAAGCGTcggaaggagagagagaaagagaagaggagatccaagaagaaaaggaaatccaAGCACAAG CGCCACGCTTCTTCCAGCGATGACTTCTCTGATTACAGCGAGGACTCGGACTTCAGTCCTGGGGAAAAGggacacagaaaatacagggaATACAGCCCTCCCTACTCCTCC TCCCACCAGCAGTACCCGTCCTCTCACGGCGCTCCCATGCCAAAGAAGAGCTACTCGAAAATGGAGAGCAAGAATTACGGCATGTACGAGGATTACGAGAATGAGGAGTACGGTCAGTACGAGGGGGAAGAGGACGAAGGTTTAGGGAAGGAGGATTACGATGACTTTGCAAAAGAGCTGAATCAATACCGGCGAGCGAAGGAAGGCTCTCACCGGGGGCGAG GTGGCCGTGGCCGAGGCAGAGGGTACCGAGGGCGAGGTGGCAGAGGGGGAATGAGAGGAGGCCGAGGCATGGGCCGAGGGAACCGAGGGCGAGGCAGAGGTGACCGCcccgaggaagaggaggaaatgtaTGGCGAAGAGATGGAA TACTGCGACAACGAGGAGCCCATGGGCGACGACGAGTACGACGACTACTCGAAAGAGCTGAACCAGTATCGCAGGAGCAAGGAGAACCGTGGACGGG GTTTAAATCGAGGACGTGGTCGTGGCCccagaggaagaggaaacaaaggaaTGGGCAGGGGACGAGGCAGAGGAAACAGAAGCGGAATGGGGAAAGGGGGTGGAATGAACGAAGACGACGATTACTACGATGACGACATGGGA GACGGAGGAGGCGGTGGAAATTACCGGCGGAACGACCACGACAAACCCCACCAGCAGTCAGATAAGAAAGGGAAAGTGATCTGCAAGTACTTTGTGGAAGGCAGATGCACCTGG GGCGACCACTGCAATTTCAGTCACGACATTGAACTACCAAAGAAACGGGAGCTGTGCAAGTTCTACATCACCGGCTACTGCGCCAGGGCTGAAAACTGCCCTTACATGCATG GGGACTTCCCTTGCAAGCTGTTCCACACCACGGGCAACTGTATCAACGGGGATGACTGCATGTTTTCCCATGATCCGCTCACGGAGGAGACGCGGGAGCTTCTGGACAAG ATGCTGGCGGATGATGCAGAAGCAGGCGCAGAAGATGAGAAAGAAGTCGAAGAGCTAAAGAAACAAGGCATCAATCCTCTCCCCAAACCACCCCCTGGGGTGGGCTTGCTGCCCACACCTCCTCGTCCTCCCGGGCCGCCGGCTCCAAACTCTCCGAACGGGAGACCGATGCCCGggggtcctcctccccctccgccGCCACCTCTTCCACCTCCGGGGCCGCAGATGCCGCCGCCGATGCACGAACCTCTGTCGCCACAACAACAGGACATGTACAAAAAGATTCCTTCGCTCTTCGAGATCGTCGTACGACCGACCGGGCAGCTGGCGGAGAAGCTGGGCGTGAG gCACCCAGGTCCACCTCCCCCCAGGTTCCCTGGACCGGGAGGACCCCCAGGACCGATGCCTGGACCCATGCACCCCGATATGCACCCCGATATGCACCCAGACATGCATCCTGACATGCACCCGGACATGCACCCCGACATGCACCCGGACATGCACCCCGATATGCCCATGGGCCCGGGAATGAATCCCGGCCCTCCGATGGGTCCCGGCCCCCCCATGATGCCCTACGGACCGGATGATTCCCCCCACTCCGGCATGATGCCGCCCATGCCACCAGCGCAAGGGTTTTATGATAATTTCTACCAGCAACAAGAAGGTCTGGAGATGGATCACGGCATGATGGGAGACCCAG aagaTTACGGTGATTACGAGGATATGGAGGTGCCTCCGGGGGAGCACATGTACCCTGATCCCTCCTTGGATCACGACGCCTTGTGTGAAGGAGGCCCGCCCGGCTTACCGAAACCGCCGGGCAGCATCCCCGACTTCATGCCGTCGGCGCAGAGAGCGCTTTACTTGAGAAtccaacagaagcagcaagaggaagaggagagagctCGGAGATTAGCCGAGAGCCATAAGCAAGAACGCGAAAATGAGGAAG gcGATACCGGTAACTGGTATTCCAGTGACGAAGATGATGGTGGAAGTAGCGTCACCTCCATATTAAAAACCCTGAGGCAGCAAAGCTCCGGCAGACCTCACGCCCAAGCCTCCCACGGAGAAATGGGAGCAGCGTCCGGCGTGAGCGACCCTCGCCTGCAAAAACCCCAGGCCGGAGGGAGCGCCCGTCCTGCCGATCCGCGCTTACGGGATCCCAGGCTTTCCCGAAACGCAGACCTCTCCCTTCCGTCTCTCCCCGGCGATTCAGGACCCACCGACCCCAGACTCGCGCGACACATTCCCTCCTCCGTCCCCAAACCAGAAACTCCTCATTCCGGCGGCATCAGCGGTCAGAaaccccccctgctccccgacgaggaggaaggggaaagggctTTACGGGATAAACCGGTCAACATCCCCTTAGACGCTCTCCCGAGCCATTCCCTGCGGGACCCCCGCTCTCAGCTGCAGCAGTTCAGTCACATCAAGAAAGACGTCGTCCTCAACAAGCCCAACTTCGCCCGGATGATCCTGTGGAGCCCGGAGGATCTGATTCCGTTACCCATCCCAAAGCAAGAGTTTATTCCCGTCCCGGCTGCCCTTCAGTCCATGCCTGCCCTCGATCCGCGTCTGAACAGACCTCAGACGGGCCTCGCCGATcccaggcagaggggagggacCGCGCCGGGGGACGCCGGTTCCTCGGCGGGCGCCGGTCTCCCCGATTTCGAGCTCTTGTCGAGGATATTAAAGACTGTGAACGCCGCCGGCAGCCCGTCCTCCAGCCAGAGCGACAAACCCAGCGACCCTCGGATGCGGAAAGCCCCGGCCGATCCCCGGTTACAAAAATCCACCGAAACGGGTATTTCTAGAGCTCCCAAAACCGCGGAGCTGACGTCCGTCGGCGACGCCGCCCCGGCCATCGCTCCCTACGACCCTCGGCTGCTGACGGCCGGCGGGCTGAGCAAAGGCAGCGGGCAAAGCAGCGTGTTGAGCGCCATCAGTTTATACGACCCCAGGACTCCGAGCTCGGCTGGCAAAGCTTCCGAGCCTCCTGCCGACGTTAGTTCAGCCTCGAAAGCTTCCGATTCAGCCAAAACCATCGGGAAAACCAAGGAGCCTCTTTTTACCCGACGTTCGGCGTTGGATCAGCCCGAGTCGGAGAAGGCGAATACCGAACCCGCTACGGACAGGTACAACAGCTACAACCGCCCTCGTCCCaaagccgccgccgccgccggcccccccACCCAAGAACCGGCCCCCCAGCCCGGCGTCCACAACCTCCCGGTTCCCTCCGTTTACGGCATGGTTAAACAAAGCACCAAATCGGGGGCGGGGAGCCCGTTCGCGGGGAACAGCCCGGCTCAGGACGGCGAGCAGCAGGACGCCGCTTCCCTTAAAGATGTCTTCAAGGGGTTCGACCCCACGGCTTCTCCTTTTTGCcagtag